From the genome of Lotus japonicus ecotype B-129 chromosome 6, LjGifu_v1.2, one region includes:
- the LOC130722695 gene encoding protein HIGH ARSENIC CONTENT 1, mitochondrial produces the protein MDAPKDHQDVVNVDVEAAKDLLNSSGYRYLDVRTVEEFNKSHVDNALNIAYMFSTEAGRVKNPDFLDQVAAVCKSEDHLLVACNSGGRGRKAVIDLLDSGYKHVFNMGGGYSAWVDAGFAGDKPAEELKTACKFRP, from the exons ATGGATGCACCTAAAGA TCATCAAGATGTTGTGAATGTGGATGTCGAAGCTGCCAAAGATCTGCTCAATTCATCTGGTTACCGTTATCTCGATGTGAG AACAGTTGAGGAATTCAACAAAAGCCATGTTGATAATGCTTTAAATATCGCCTATATGTTTAGCACAGAAGCAG GAAGGGTGAAAAATCCTGATTTTCTTGACCAGGTAGCAGCAGTATGCAAGAGTGAGGATCACTTGCTTGTG GCGTGCAACAGTGGAGGAAGAGGACGCAAAGCTGTTATAGATTTGCTTGATTCA GGATATAAACATGTTTTTAACATGGGGGGAGGCTACTCTGCGTGGGTGGATGCTGGATTTGCTGGGGACAAGCCAGCAGAAGAGCTCAAAACTGCTTGCAAGTTCCGTCCTTGA
- the LOC130722693 gene encoding aquaporin NIP1-2-like, with translation MADNSGSSGNHEVVFNVNGDATRKCESIEEDCVPLLQKLVAEVIGTYFLIFAGCASVVVNLNNDKVVSLPGIAIVWGLAVMVLVYSIGHISGAHFNPAVTIAHATTKRFPLKQVPAYIIAQVIGSTLATGTLRLIFSGKENQFTGTLPAGSDLQAFVIEFIITFLLMFVVSGVATDNRAIGELAGLAVGSTVLLNVLFAGPPTGASMNPARSLGPAIVHSQYKGIWIYIVSPILGAVAGTWTYSFIRQTNKPVREITKSASFLKAAKRGEAE, from the exons ATGGCTGATAATTCAGGAAGCAGCGGAAATCACGAGGTGGTTTTTAATGTAAATGGTGATGCCACCAGAAAGTGTGAAAGCATTGAAGAAGACTGTGTCCCTCTTTTGCAGAAG TTGGTAGCAGAGGTGATAGGGACATACTTCTTGATATTTGCTGGGTGTGCTTCTGTGGTGGTGAACCTTAATAATGACAAGGTGGTGTCACTTCCTGGGATTGCAATTGTTTGGGGACTGGCTGTAATGGTTTTGGTTTACTCTATTGGTCACATCTCTGGTGCACATTTCAACCCAGCTGTTACCATTGCTCATGCTACCACCAAAAGATTTCCCTTAAAGCAG GTACCAGCTTATATAATAGCTCAGGTAATTGGATCCACACTTGCAACTGGAACTCTCAGACTTATATTTAGTGGCAAGGAGAATCAGTTTACAGGGACACTCCCAGCTGGTTCTGACCTGCAAGCATTTGTGATTGAATTCATAATCACTTTCTTACTTATGTTCGTCGTCTCTGGAGTTGCCACTGATAACAGAGCG ATTGGTGAGTTGGCTGGACTTGCAGTTGGCTCTACAGTTCTCCTAAATGTGTTGTTTGCCGG GCCTCCCACTGGAGCATCAATGAATCCAGCAAGGAGCTTAGGACCTGCTATTGTGCACAGTCAGTACAAAGGAATATGGATATACATCGTTTCACCGATTCTGGGTGCTGTGGCTGGTACATGGACCTACAGTTTCATCAGACAAACCAACAAGCCAGTGCGTGAAATTACCAAGAGTGCATCTTTCCTTAAAGCAGCAAAACGTGGGGAAGCTGAATGA